A portion of the Pseudarthrobacter sp. L1SW genome contains these proteins:
- a CDS encoding NAD(P)-dependent oxidoreductase, which yields MTSNYTVTVLGLGAMGLPMATRLASQLTVHGFDIAEPRLKLAEEAGIATFASAREAAKGADAVLLAVRNGEQLNDVLFGENGVASVLEPGAVVILGSTVGTEAIPATVAKLAEYGVDLVDAPLSGGPKRAGEGDLLIVVGASPEAREKAAPALELLASTLTVVGDKPGDGQALKTVNQLLCGVHIAAAAEALALADALGLDQAKTLAALEAGAAGSFMLSNRGPRILEAYNEEGAEVLSRLDIFVKDMGIVGKATRAAGLAAPVAAAAEQLYLLGQAQGLAAADDSAVIKVVAPTKRTS from the coding sequence ATGACCAGCAACTACACCGTCACCGTCCTGGGCCTGGGCGCCATGGGCCTGCCCATGGCCACGCGCCTTGCTTCCCAGCTGACCGTCCACGGCTTCGACATCGCCGAGCCGCGCCTGAAGCTCGCCGAAGAGGCCGGCATCGCCACCTTCGCCTCGGCCCGCGAGGCGGCCAAGGGTGCCGACGCGGTGCTCCTGGCGGTCCGCAACGGCGAGCAACTCAACGACGTCCTCTTCGGCGAGAACGGCGTGGCCTCCGTGCTGGAACCCGGCGCCGTCGTCATCCTGGGCAGCACCGTGGGCACCGAAGCCATCCCCGCCACCGTGGCCAAGCTGGCCGAATACGGCGTGGACCTCGTTGACGCACCTCTGTCCGGCGGCCCCAAGCGTGCCGGCGAAGGCGACCTGCTGATCGTCGTCGGCGCGTCCCCCGAAGCGCGCGAAAAGGCAGCCCCCGCGCTGGAACTGCTGGCGTCCACACTGACCGTCGTGGGCGACAAGCCCGGCGACGGCCAGGCCCTCAAGACCGTTAACCAGCTCCTCTGCGGCGTCCATATCGCCGCCGCCGCCGAGGCCCTGGCCCTGGCCGACGCGCTGGGCCTGGACCAGGCCAAGACCCTCGCCGCCCTCGAGGCGGGTGCTGCCGGTTCGTTCATGCTCTCCAACCGCGGCCCGCGCATCCTCGAGGCCTACAACGAGGAAGGCGCCGAGGTCCTCTCCCGCCTGGACATCTTCGTCAAGGACATGGGCATCGTGGGCAAGGCCACCCGTGCCGCCGGCCTGGCGGCCCCGGTTGCCGCCGCTGCCGAGCAGCTCTACCTGCTGGGCCAGGCCCAGGGCCTCGCCGCCGCCGACGACTCCGCCGTCATCAAGGTTGTCGCCCCCACCAAGCGCACCAGCTAA
- a CDS encoding aspartate aminotransferase family protein encodes MPRLDELDVEDPPNTQEATRPNGPCQELPERAGTGQERTGKDFGSRVELALGASNHLLNARNSPRYVAQVLQAVTAVATKLERTTRPFTGVGPSEMEARIGAVDLETPLPDTAAALQELEDVYLRDAVYFHDAKYAAHLNCPVVIPALVGEAVLSAVNSSMDTWDQSAGATMIERRLIDWTAERLGLGIDSDGIFTSGGSQSNLQALLIARNHAVAGLRQDPARTGLRLPALLDTLRIFTSEDSHFSIQKSSSMLGLGFDAVISVPCTPDHRMDPAALAEAMAEARRAGLTPMAVVATAGTTDFGAVDPLAEIAALARAYGAWFHVDAAYGGGLLVSCRYRHLLDGTRLADSVTVDFHKTFFQPVSSSALLVRERAVLRHITYYADYLNPQSAALAAIPNQVDKSIQTTRRFDALKLWLTLRIMGADAIGALFDEAIDLAARVGARLEAEHDFELAAPPQLSTLVFRYRPRLDGGGRLSEDDADVLNPAIRAAVFTSGEAVVAGTVVGGRHYLKFTLLNAEATLEDISGIINLLRRTGAGLLRREVAA; translated from the coding sequence ATGCCCCGCCTTGATGAGTTGGACGTGGAAGACCCGCCCAACACCCAGGAAGCCACCCGCCCGAACGGGCCATGCCAAGAACTGCCAGAACGTGCGGGCACTGGCCAGGAACGCACTGGCAAGGATTTCGGCTCGCGCGTGGAACTCGCGCTGGGGGCCAGCAACCACCTCCTTAACGCGCGCAACTCACCCCGGTACGTGGCCCAAGTGCTGCAGGCGGTCACAGCCGTAGCCACCAAACTGGAGCGGACCACCCGGCCGTTCACTGGCGTCGGACCTTCCGAGATGGAGGCCCGCATTGGCGCCGTGGACCTCGAAACACCCCTGCCGGACACCGCAGCCGCCCTCCAGGAACTTGAGGACGTGTACCTGCGCGATGCCGTGTACTTCCACGACGCCAAGTATGCCGCCCACCTCAACTGCCCCGTGGTCATCCCTGCGCTGGTGGGCGAGGCTGTCCTGTCCGCGGTGAACTCCTCCATGGACACGTGGGACCAGAGTGCAGGGGCCACCATGATCGAACGCCGGCTCATTGACTGGACGGCAGAACGACTGGGCCTCGGCATCGACTCCGACGGCATCTTCACCTCTGGCGGCAGCCAGTCCAACCTCCAGGCCCTGCTGATCGCCCGCAACCACGCTGTTGCCGGCCTGCGGCAGGACCCTGCGCGCACCGGACTCCGGCTTCCGGCGCTGCTGGACACGCTACGGATCTTCACGTCCGAGGACAGCCACTTCAGCATCCAGAAGTCGTCATCGATGCTGGGCCTGGGGTTCGACGCCGTCATCAGCGTCCCGTGCACGCCGGACCACCGGATGGACCCTGCCGCCCTCGCCGAAGCCATGGCCGAGGCGCGCCGCGCCGGGCTGACCCCGATGGCGGTGGTGGCCACCGCGGGCACCACCGACTTCGGTGCGGTGGACCCGCTCGCGGAGATCGCAGCGCTGGCGCGGGCTTACGGTGCATGGTTCCATGTCGATGCTGCCTATGGCGGCGGCCTTTTGGTGTCCTGCCGCTACCGGCACCTCCTCGACGGCACCCGGCTTGCCGACTCGGTCACCGTGGACTTCCACAAGACCTTTTTCCAGCCGGTCAGCTCCAGCGCCCTGCTGGTCCGCGAACGGGCTGTGCTGCGCCACATCACCTACTATGCGGACTACCTGAACCCGCAAAGCGCGGCGCTGGCAGCTATCCCCAACCAGGTGGACAAGAGCATCCAGACAACCCGGCGGTTCGATGCCCTGAAGCTATGGCTCACCCTCCGGATCATGGGCGCGGACGCCATTGGGGCCCTGTTCGACGAAGCCATCGACCTCGCTGCCCGCGTGGGCGCGCGCCTTGAGGCCGAACACGACTTCGAGCTTGCCGCCCCACCGCAGCTCAGCACCCTGGTGTTTCGGTACCGGCCCCGGTTGGACGGCGGAGGGCGGCTCAGTGAAGACGACGCCGACGTCCTCAATCCCGCCATCCGCGCCGCCGTCTTCACCTCCGGGGAAGCCGTGGTTGCCGGAACCGTGGTGGGCGGCCGCCACTACCTGAAGTTCACCCTCCTCAACGCCGAGGCCACGCTGGAGGACATCTCGGGCATCATCAATCTCCTGCGCCGCACGGGCGCCGGACTGCTGCGCCGGGAGGTGGCCGCATGA
- a CDS encoding GNAT family N-acetyltransferase, with the protein MTENMTSTEDQFSPDVSLARNDAEGWYELRVDGKLAVRSFFDDKPGHIDFSHTETSEGFEGQGLGKVLAHFALDDVVATGKRIIPHCPFIAGYLRKHEGYEQFVDWP; encoded by the coding sequence ATGACCGAGAACATGACTTCCACCGAAGACCAGTTCAGCCCGGACGTCTCGCTGGCACGCAACGATGCAGAGGGCTGGTATGAACTGCGGGTGGACGGGAAACTGGCTGTTCGATCCTTCTTTGACGACAAACCCGGGCACATCGACTTCAGCCACACCGAAACGTCCGAGGGCTTCGAAGGCCAGGGCCTGGGGAAGGTGCTGGCCCATTTCGCCCTCGACGACGTCGTAGCCACCGGCAAGCGGATCATTCCCCATTGCCCCTTCATCGCAGGCTACCTGCGCAAGCATGAGGGGTACGAACAGTTCGTCGACTGGCCCTGA
- a CDS encoding lysine N(6)-hydroxylase/L-ornithine N(5)-oxygenase family protein, translating to MSTPNSGRIYDFAAIGVGPFNLGLAALAEPVEGLDGIFLERCESFDWHPGMMLEPAHLQVPFMADLVTLADPTSPYSFLNFLKQTGRLYRFYIRENFYPLRAEYNQYCQWVAGQLPSVRFSTAVLETAYDRGVYRLSVSGPEGPEVLLARRLVLGTGTSPYLPEAAAGIAAATASGSGGVVLHNADYLSRKAELQEQRSITILGSGQSAAEIYYQLLQESDIHGYQLNWVTRSGRFFPLEYTKLTLEMTSPEYVDYFHALPQHQRDHLTKTQKNLYKGINSDLIDAIYDLLYTKSISGTVDTQLLTHSTLTAAEWDADAGTHILHLKHGEQGTAYTLESEAVVLATGYGYQEPGFLAGIQDRIARDSAGRFAVDRNYSAGVEPGEIFVQNAELHTHGFVTPDLGMGAYRNSCILRAIMGREVYPVERSIAFQHFGAPAKVGSPLEIGPVPA from the coding sequence ATGAGCACCCCCAACTCCGGCAGGATCTACGACTTCGCCGCCATCGGCGTCGGACCTTTCAACCTTGGACTGGCAGCGCTCGCCGAGCCGGTGGAAGGGCTGGACGGCATCTTCCTGGAACGCTGCGAGTCATTTGACTGGCACCCCGGCATGATGCTGGAGCCGGCCCACCTGCAGGTGCCCTTTATGGCGGACCTCGTGACGCTGGCCGACCCCACCTCGCCCTACTCGTTCCTGAACTTCCTCAAGCAGACCGGCCGGCTGTACCGCTTCTACATCCGGGAAAACTTCTACCCCCTGCGTGCAGAGTACAACCAGTACTGCCAGTGGGTGGCCGGGCAGCTGCCCTCCGTCCGTTTTAGCACAGCTGTGCTGGAAACAGCGTACGACCGCGGTGTGTACCGGCTTTCCGTCTCGGGTCCGGAAGGCCCGGAGGTACTGCTGGCGCGCCGGCTGGTGCTCGGCACCGGCACCTCCCCGTACCTACCCGAAGCTGCGGCAGGAATCGCTGCCGCCACTGCTTCCGGCAGCGGGGGAGTGGTCCTGCACAACGCCGACTACCTGTCCCGGAAGGCGGAACTGCAGGAGCAACGCAGCATCACCATTCTGGGCAGCGGCCAGAGCGCGGCCGAGATCTACTACCAACTGCTTCAGGAATCGGACATCCACGGCTACCAGCTGAACTGGGTTACCCGTTCCGGGCGGTTCTTCCCGCTGGAGTACACCAAGCTGACCCTGGAGATGACCTCGCCCGAGTACGTTGACTACTTCCACGCACTCCCTCAGCACCAGCGCGACCATCTCACCAAAACCCAGAAGAACCTCTACAAGGGCATCAACTCGGACCTGATCGATGCCATCTACGACCTCCTCTACACCAAGAGCATCTCCGGCACGGTGGACACGCAACTGCTGACCCACTCCACGCTCACTGCGGCTGAATGGGACGCTGATGCCGGAACACACATCCTGCATCTGAAGCACGGTGAGCAGGGCACTGCCTACACGCTGGAGAGCGAGGCAGTGGTGCTCGCCACCGGCTACGGCTACCAGGAGCCGGGCTTCCTTGCGGGCATCCAGGACCGGATCGCCCGGGACAGTGCAGGAAGGTTCGCCGTGGACCGGAACTACAGCGCCGGCGTGGAACCCGGAGAGATCTTCGTCCAGAACGCCGAACTGCACACGCACGGATTCGTCACCCCTGACCTGGGGATGGGTGCCTACCGCAACTCCTGCATCCTGCGCGCCATCATGGGCCGCGAGGTGTACCCGGTGGAGCGCAGCATTGCCTTCCAGCATTTCGGGGCCCCAGCGAAGGTGGGTTCCCCGCTGGAGATTGGGCCGGTGCCGGCATGA
- a CDS encoding acyltransferase encodes MGGVQEQGTSPQPGPAASRDEVIDLVRFICLALVVVGHSKMVSPVLHPDGTVTTHNTLAEQDWFEPVIWVFMVMPLFFVAGGATGLQSWQRLKAQGGTAAEFLHARLLRMVRPAVALLAAMFLGLWTAGLLGVHPQAVQLMAAGAGMPLWFLAAYLAAQLAIPLLAAFHARSPWLAMGVLAALVVAIDCLRGTLPLLAYANLVFLWCAVQQLGFLAADGRFARLSKSRLLALILAANLLLGFVAALGLYSGNMLVNLNPPNLTLLLLGISQAALIELARPALVPLCSLGWVRTMLRVAGGRSLTVYLWHLPLLVGMSGLLLLTSVPKPAAGTAEWWWARPLVLLALLLLLLPAVAAFGRLEDRPTTPLRGRRRPTLAVAAAVVVVFAPAVGAAINGLTLGLLGAGAACFLVALVLLHGMRRPLRTGSAPTAKELFR; translated from the coding sequence GTGGGCGGCGTACAGGAGCAGGGGACATCCCCGCAGCCCGGACCGGCAGCCAGCCGTGACGAGGTGATCGACCTTGTCCGGTTCATTTGCCTGGCACTGGTGGTGGTTGGCCACTCCAAGATGGTCAGCCCCGTCCTCCATCCGGACGGAACAGTCACCACCCACAACACCCTGGCCGAGCAGGACTGGTTCGAGCCCGTGATCTGGGTGTTCATGGTCATGCCGCTGTTCTTCGTAGCCGGCGGCGCCACAGGGCTGCAGTCCTGGCAGCGGCTCAAGGCCCAGGGCGGCACCGCCGCCGAGTTCCTCCACGCACGGCTCCTGCGGATGGTGCGGCCCGCCGTCGCGCTGCTGGCGGCAATGTTCCTTGGGCTCTGGACGGCCGGGCTGCTGGGCGTGCATCCGCAGGCGGTGCAGCTGATGGCTGCCGGTGCCGGAATGCCGCTCTGGTTCCTTGCGGCGTACCTGGCGGCGCAGCTGGCCATTCCGCTGCTGGCCGCCTTCCATGCGCGGAGCCCCTGGCTGGCAATGGGGGTCCTCGCTGCCCTGGTGGTGGCCATTGACTGCCTCCGCGGGACCCTGCCCCTGCTCGCGTATGCCAACCTGGTGTTCCTGTGGTGCGCGGTGCAGCAACTGGGGTTCCTGGCGGCTGACGGCCGCTTCGCCAGGCTCTCCAAGTCACGCCTGCTTGCGCTCATCCTCGCCGCGAACCTCCTGCTCGGCTTTGTCGCAGCCCTGGGCCTGTATTCCGGGAACATGCTGGTGAACCTCAACCCGCCGAACCTGACCCTCCTCCTCCTGGGCATTTCGCAGGCCGCCCTGATAGAACTGGCCCGGCCTGCACTCGTGCCGCTCTGCTCCCTCGGCTGGGTGCGGACGATGCTGCGGGTGGCGGGCGGCCGCTCGCTGACCGTGTACCTGTGGCACCTTCCGCTGCTGGTGGGAATGTCAGGACTGCTCCTCCTCACCTCCGTCCCCAAGCCTGCCGCCGGAACGGCGGAGTGGTGGTGGGCACGGCCCCTTGTCCTGCTGGCCTTGCTCCTGCTGCTGCTGCCGGCCGTGGCGGCATTTGGCCGCCTGGAGGACCGGCCGACGACGCCCCTCCGCGGCCGCCGTCGGCCCACCCTGGCGGTGGCGGCCGCCGTCGTGGTTGTCTTCGCCCCCGCGGTAGGGGCCGCGATCAACGGGCTGACGCTGGGACTGCTGGGTGCGGGGGCGGCCTGTTTCCTGGTGGCACTGGTGCTGCTCCACGGCATGCGGCGCCCGCTGCGGACCGGATCCGCTCCCACAGCCAAGGAACTGTTCCGGTAG
- a CDS encoding GNAT family N-acetyltransferase, with protein sequence MTFTFRCLDPQADAPLLRSWVIQPYASFWGMLSASLEDVVEEYTKIQASGHHHALLGLDHGVPAFLTEEYLPASSPLGAVYPVLPGDVGMHLLVAPPSVAPVRGYTAAVMDAVLARLFSRPGVDRVVVEPDAGNTRIQALNARLGFQPAGVVNLPDKDALLSFCSRDRYLAARTSLPPVRTPMIQGAQL encoded by the coding sequence ATGACATTCACCTTCCGTTGCCTCGACCCCCAAGCCGATGCACCGCTCCTGCGCAGTTGGGTGATCCAGCCCTACGCTTCCTTCTGGGGCATGCTGTCCGCCAGCCTTGAGGACGTGGTCGAGGAATACACAAAGATCCAGGCCAGTGGCCACCATCATGCCCTGCTGGGGCTCGACCACGGCGTCCCCGCCTTCCTGACGGAGGAATACCTCCCCGCATCGTCACCGTTGGGCGCGGTCTACCCCGTCCTCCCCGGTGACGTGGGGATGCACTTGCTGGTGGCGCCGCCGTCGGTCGCTCCGGTGCGGGGCTACACCGCCGCGGTGATGGACGCCGTCCTGGCACGGCTCTTCAGCAGGCCCGGAGTGGACCGGGTGGTGGTGGAGCCGGATGCCGGTAACACCAGGATCCAGGCCCTCAACGCCCGGCTTGGTTTCCAGCCCGCCGGGGTGGTCAACCTTCCAGACAAGGACGCGCTGCTGAGCTTCTGCAGCCGTGACCGCTACCTGGCCGCCCGAACATCCCTTCCCCCCGTCCGCACACCCATGATCCAGGGAGCACAACTATGA
- a CDS encoding class II fructose-bisphosphate aldolase has translation MRTRLDHLVTSALQHGSAVPAFTCYDFTTALAVVAAAEESGRGAILLVAPKTAATSNGLRLIGALRGLADAASVPVAVQLDHATDLHVMADAVAAGADSVLADGSSLPYEDNIALVQAARALLGPDVVLEAELGGLAGDEDRAFGADHSGVAVAGLTDSAVVEDFVARTGAELLAVAVGNVHGKYKGEPQLRWDVLQDIAVRTHIPLVLHGASGIPAEELVKAASMNVGKVNFNTELRTGILATLEEQLPGHRADGENLQALLGHWNSSARDFATTALATLTR, from the coding sequence ATGCGCACCCGACTCGACCACCTGGTTACCTCTGCCCTCCAGCACGGTTCCGCGGTCCCGGCCTTCACCTGCTACGACTTCACCACGGCGCTGGCCGTAGTGGCGGCGGCGGAAGAATCCGGCCGCGGCGCCATCCTGCTGGTGGCCCCCAAGACTGCCGCCACGTCGAACGGCCTGCGCCTCATCGGGGCCCTCCGCGGCCTCGCTGACGCTGCCTCCGTCCCGGTGGCCGTGCAGCTTGACCACGCAACCGACCTTCACGTGATGGCCGACGCCGTCGCGGCGGGGGCCGATTCCGTCCTCGCCGACGGTTCCTCCCTTCCTTACGAGGACAACATTGCGCTGGTCCAGGCGGCCCGCGCGCTGCTGGGCCCGGACGTGGTGCTGGAAGCCGAGCTGGGCGGGCTCGCCGGCGACGAGGACCGCGCCTTCGGCGCGGACCATTCCGGCGTCGCCGTGGCCGGCCTGACCGACTCCGCCGTGGTGGAGGACTTCGTGGCCCGGACCGGCGCGGAACTGCTGGCTGTCGCCGTCGGAAACGTCCACGGCAAGTACAAGGGCGAGCCGCAGCTGCGCTGGGACGTGTTGCAGGACATTGCCGTGCGCACCCACATTCCGCTGGTCCTCCACGGGGCCTCCGGCATCCCGGCGGAGGAGTTGGTGAAGGCGGCCTCCATGAACGTTGGCAAGGTCAACTTCAACACGGAACTCCGCACCGGCATCCTGGCAACGCTTGAGGAGCAACTTCCCGGACACCGCGCCGACGGCGAGAACCTGCAGGCCCTCCTGGGCCACTGGAACAGCTCGGCCCGCGACTTCGCAACCACGGCGCTGGCGACGCTCACGCGTTGA
- a CDS encoding IucA/IucC family siderophore biosynthesis protein: MTIDLDFATTATPGQQPSAGPAPHLTGEKWDNANRHLLRKALAEFTHERILTPERVGEGADAGGSGSYRLRGDGGTSEYRFNARILEMDHWSIDPRSIRHFRDDAEAPLDVLEFITAFHETLGIDLQMLPVYLEEVSSTLASHAYKQWAGQPSAVELAAGITGGENPAADFQAIERSMTEGHPCFVANNGRLGFGISDYHAFAPETGAPVQLEWIAVHRSHAVFTASEGLDYRAHLQAELGPLLGTFTSALQLHGLNPDQYFLMPVHPWQWENKLTVTFAAEIARQRIVYLGTGTDSYQAQQSIRTFFNTSDPTRHYVKTAMSVLNMGFMRGLSPEYMKATPAINDWLRNLIEADDALQRRGFTMIGEAAAIGYRNGYYEAGSAGGSPYRKMLSALWRESPLSLLQDGQQLSTMAALLHVDADGTPLVSAFIERSGLTAEDWLRRYFEVYLVPLVHCLFRYELAFMPHGENVILVLENGVPVRAVMKDIAEEIVVMGDRLDLPEEVSRIRAEIPDRQKVLAIFTDVFDCIFRFLAALLDEDGKLDQVDFWRIAATAIKEYEAEHPELAGQFSRHDLFTADFELSCLNRLQLRNNQQMLDLADPSGGLQMAGRLANPLARFA; this comes from the coding sequence ATGACTATCGATCTCGATTTCGCCACGACTGCCACCCCCGGGCAGCAGCCCTCGGCCGGCCCGGCACCCCATCTCACGGGGGAGAAGTGGGACAACGCCAACCGGCACCTGCTCCGCAAGGCCCTGGCCGAGTTCACCCACGAACGGATCCTCACGCCGGAACGTGTAGGGGAGGGGGCCGATGCGGGCGGGAGCGGCAGCTACCGCCTCCGCGGCGACGGCGGCACCTCCGAGTACCGGTTTAACGCCCGGATCCTGGAGATGGACCACTGGTCCATCGATCCCCGCTCCATCCGGCACTTCCGGGACGATGCGGAAGCGCCGCTGGACGTACTGGAGTTCATCACGGCGTTCCACGAAACCCTGGGCATCGACCTCCAAATGCTCCCTGTCTATCTGGAAGAAGTCAGCAGCACCCTGGCAAGCCACGCCTACAAGCAGTGGGCGGGCCAGCCGTCGGCCGTTGAACTCGCTGCCGGGATCACCGGCGGCGAGAACCCGGCTGCCGACTTCCAGGCCATTGAGCGCAGCATGACCGAGGGCCACCCCTGCTTTGTTGCCAACAACGGGCGCCTGGGCTTCGGCATCAGCGACTACCACGCCTTCGCACCCGAAACGGGTGCTCCGGTGCAGCTGGAGTGGATCGCCGTGCACCGGAGCCACGCCGTCTTCACGGCATCGGAAGGACTTGATTACCGGGCACACCTGCAGGCCGAACTCGGACCCCTGCTGGGCACCTTCACCTCCGCACTGCAGCTGCACGGACTGAATCCGGACCAGTACTTCCTTATGCCCGTGCACCCCTGGCAGTGGGAGAACAAGCTCACGGTTACGTTCGCGGCAGAGATTGCCCGGCAACGCATCGTCTATCTGGGCACTGGGACGGACAGCTACCAGGCGCAGCAGTCCATCCGGACCTTCTTCAACACCAGCGACCCCACCCGCCACTACGTCAAGACGGCCATGTCCGTGCTGAACATGGGCTTCATGCGCGGGCTGTCGCCGGAGTACATGAAGGCCACCCCGGCCATCAATGACTGGCTCCGGAACCTGATCGAGGCGGACGATGCGCTTCAGCGCCGCGGATTCACCATGATCGGCGAAGCCGCCGCCATCGGCTACCGCAACGGCTACTACGAGGCAGGATCCGCCGGCGGGTCGCCCTACCGCAAGATGCTCTCCGCGCTGTGGCGGGAAAGCCCGCTCTCGCTGTTGCAGGACGGCCAGCAGCTGTCCACCATGGCCGCCCTCCTGCACGTTGACGCGGACGGCACGCCCCTGGTTTCGGCGTTCATCGAACGCTCCGGCCTGACCGCAGAGGACTGGCTGCGGCGGTACTTCGAGGTTTACCTGGTTCCACTGGTGCATTGCCTGTTCCGGTATGAGCTGGCGTTCATGCCGCACGGCGAGAACGTGATCCTGGTACTGGAGAACGGCGTACCGGTGAGGGCCGTCATGAAGGACATCGCCGAGGAGATCGTGGTGATGGGAGACCGGCTGGACCTGCCGGAGGAAGTGTCCCGGATCCGGGCGGAAATTCCGGACCGCCAGAAGGTGCTGGCGATCTTCACTGACGTCTTCGACTGCATCTTCCGCTTCCTGGCCGCGCTCCTGGATGAGGACGGAAAGCTTGACCAGGTCGACTTCTGGAGGATTGCCGCCACCGCCATCAAGGAATACGAAGCGGAGCATCCGGAACTTGCCGGCCAGTTCTCCCGGCATGACCTCTTTACCGCCGACTTCGAACTGTCCTGCCTCAACCGCCTCCAGCTGCGCAACAACCAGCAGATGCTGGACCTGGCAGACCCCTCCGGCGGGCTGCAGATGGCAGGACGCCTGGCCAACCCGCTTGCGAGGTTCGCCTGA
- a CDS encoding GntP family transporter, which translates to MNHLMYPLIVRAAETPAIKPAVELGTPLLLTIAALGIALLLVMIIRFKIQAFVALLTVSILVAVAAQIPLKDVFTVVANGVGSTMGKVALLIALGAVLGRMIEVSGGVQSLAAHFTEKLGAKRVAVALTAVGFLVAIPVFFEVGVIVLVPIVYAFAKIANVHPVKFGLPMAGIMLAIHVAVPPHPGIVAGAGVFGADIGLITLISLAICIPLGFLSYWVASIMNRKDYELLPSVKAQVEEFGSDSLVKVGHDGPGAMAVAPPRPGLIIFLIAAPIVQILLGTLGTLSIPKDNSWYGLAAFIGNPFFALLVAVALSFFLLAVRRNWSLKETGEIFEGALPPIASILMVVAAGGVFGEVLRTSGIGAALSQTLDHLGLPVIALGFVISLALRAAQGSATVAIVTTTGLLTSAVMEGGYTPAQIAVIVIAIGFGSLGLSHVTDAGFWTVVRYYGLTVSDGLKTWTVLTTILGLAGFVLTFVAWILVGGLGV; encoded by the coding sequence ATGAACCACCTGATGTACCCGCTGATCGTGCGGGCGGCTGAAACTCCGGCCATCAAACCCGCGGTGGAGCTCGGCACTCCGCTGCTCCTGACCATCGCAGCACTCGGCATCGCCCTGCTGCTGGTGATGATCATCCGCTTCAAGATCCAGGCCTTCGTTGCCCTGCTCACCGTCAGCATCCTGGTGGCTGTTGCCGCCCAGATCCCGCTCAAGGACGTCTTCACCGTTGTGGCCAACGGCGTGGGCAGCACCATGGGCAAGGTGGCACTGTTGATTGCACTCGGCGCCGTCCTGGGCCGCATGATCGAGGTTTCCGGCGGCGTCCAGTCCCTCGCCGCCCACTTCACCGAAAAACTCGGTGCCAAACGCGTTGCCGTGGCCCTCACCGCCGTCGGCTTCCTGGTGGCCATCCCGGTCTTCTTTGAAGTCGGCGTCATTGTGCTGGTGCCCATCGTCTATGCCTTCGCCAAGATCGCCAACGTGCACCCGGTGAAGTTCGGACTGCCCATGGCCGGCATCATGCTCGCCATCCACGTGGCCGTTCCGCCGCACCCGGGCATCGTGGCAGGTGCCGGCGTCTTCGGTGCCGACATTGGGCTCATCACCCTGATCTCCCTGGCCATCTGTATTCCCCTGGGCTTCCTGTCCTACTGGGTTGCCAGCATCATGAACCGCAAGGACTACGAACTCCTCCCGTCCGTCAAGGCGCAGGTTGAGGAATTCGGCTCCGACTCGCTGGTCAAGGTGGGCCACGACGGCCCCGGCGCCATGGCTGTTGCCCCGCCCCGTCCCGGCCTGATCATCTTCCTCATCGCCGCCCCGATTGTGCAGATCCTGCTGGGCACCCTGGGCACCCTCTCCATCCCCAAGGACAACTCCTGGTACGGCCTGGCGGCGTTCATCGGCAACCCGTTCTTCGCGCTCCTGGTGGCTGTCGCGCTGTCCTTCTTCCTGCTGGCCGTCCGCCGCAACTGGTCGCTGAAGGAAACCGGCGAAATCTTCGAGGGCGCGCTGCCTCCCATCGCCTCGATCCTGATGGTGGTGGCCGCCGGCGGCGTGTTCGGTGAAGTCCTGCGCACTTCCGGGATCGGCGCTGCCCTGTCCCAGACCCTGGACCACCTGGGCCTGCCCGTCATCGCACTGGGCTTCGTGATCTCGCTGGCCCTCCGCGCCGCGCAGGGTTCGGCCACCGTTGCCATCGTGACCACCACCGGCCTGCTGACCTCGGCCGTGATGGAAGGCGGCTACACCCCGGCCCAAATCGCCGTGATCGTTATCGCCATCGGCTTTGGTTCGCTGGGCCTGTCCCACGTCACCGACGCCGGATTCTGGACGGTGGTGCGCTACTACGGCCTCACCGTTTCCGACGGCCTCAAGACCTGGACCGTTCTCACCACCATCCTGGGCCTGGCCGGCTTCGTGCTGACCTTCGTGGCCTGGATCCTGGTGGGAGGCCTGGGCGTCTGA